From Pigmentibacter ruber, a single genomic window includes:
- a CDS encoding acyl-CoA dehydrogenase family protein, whose amino-acid sequence MELNASDFLNAFANLDESQKLMKDTVRKFVTEIFLPNITLNFEQGYFPKEFITELGKLGLLGCNLTGYGCAGLDEVSYGLIMKELERGDSGLRSFASVQSSLAMYAIHAFGSEEQKNTFLPLMAKGERIGCFGLTEPDFGSNPAGMKTYAKKDSGDWILNGSKTWITNAPIADVAVVWAQTDEGIRGFLIEKGTKGFSAPEIKHKLSLRASITGSLFFDQCRIPKKNLLENTVGLKNALMCLNQARFGIVFGVLGAAEDCLQEAIQYTKERIMFKRPLAGYQLIQRKLAIMATEIAKGNLLAMQLAHLKHIKKLHPAQISMGKQNNVQIALDCARTARDILGANGISGEYRSMRHMCNLESVYTYEGTNDIHLLIVGEKLTGLSAFE is encoded by the coding sequence ATGGAGTTAAATGCAAGTGATTTTCTTAATGCGTTTGCTAATCTTGATGAATCACAAAAGTTGATGAAAGATACAGTTAGAAAGTTTGTCACTGAAATATTTCTACCAAACATAACCCTTAATTTTGAACAAGGTTATTTTCCAAAAGAATTTATTACAGAGCTAGGGAAACTAGGATTACTAGGCTGTAACTTAACAGGCTATGGCTGTGCAGGACTAGATGAAGTTTCCTATGGATTAATAATGAAAGAGCTTGAAAGAGGGGACAGTGGCCTGCGGAGTTTTGCAAGTGTTCAAAGCAGTTTAGCAATGTATGCCATTCATGCATTTGGCAGTGAAGAACAAAAAAATACTTTTCTACCATTGATGGCTAAAGGTGAACGCATTGGTTGTTTTGGCTTAACCGAACCAGATTTTGGTTCAAATCCAGCTGGTATGAAAACGTATGCAAAGAAAGATAGTGGTGATTGGATATTAAATGGTTCAAAAACCTGGATAACAAACGCTCCAATTGCTGATGTTGCCGTAGTATGGGCTCAAACAGATGAAGGAATTCGTGGTTTTCTAATAGAAAAAGGAACAAAAGGATTTTCAGCCCCAGAAATCAAACATAAATTGAGTTTAAGAGCTTCTATCACTGGTTCTTTATTCTTTGATCAATGCCGTATTCCAAAGAAAAATCTTTTAGAAAATACTGTCGGATTAAAAAATGCCCTCATGTGTTTAAATCAGGCTCGTTTTGGTATTGTCTTTGGAGTTCTTGGTGCAGCTGAAGATTGTTTACAAGAGGCTATTCAATATACAAAAGAAAGAATTATGTTTAAAAGACCTTTAGCTGGATATCAATTAATTCAACGTAAATTAGCTATTATGGCCACCGAAATTGCCAAAGGAAACTTGTTAGCAATGCAGTTAGCGCATTTAAAGCACATAAAAAAATTGCATCCAGCACAAATTAGTATGGGTAAACAAAATAATGTACAAATTGCATTGGATTGTGCAAGAACTGCAAGAGATATTTTAGGTGCAAATGGAATTAGTGGTGAATACCGCTCTATGCGCCATATGTGCAATTTAGAATCCGTCTATACATATGAAGGCACAAACGATATTCATTTGCTGATTGTAGGAGAAAAACTTACTGGTTTATCAGCGTTTGAATAA
- the coaD gene encoding pantetheine-phosphate adenylyltransferase, whose protein sequence is MQSSVYAGSFDPWTQGHQFVLETALEVFETVHVVSAVNPAKQSLLKPEVRARVIAHSIDPFLDWWALDPPFRVGEKVIVTSQEGLIADYAKENNITHLVRGLRSTSDFEAEFNLYFSNQAINPKLQTWAILCPNHLLHCSSTYVKTVVGKPHVRSVGAKFIAQSLMLNWVRVIGQIFDLIETCSIHRFDIDSSNLTETDLNESLQLLFTALSYRILRISRSVMVKTSKYVDQFLKHHGSRLREEIRNQKTYPRNEINTLWAILAHCIEQDAIFPDGVESGVTYLLSLAKNLGKTTIKLFNEDEVNEAYENLKNK, encoded by the coding sequence ATGCAGTCATCAGTATATGCCGGTTCTTTTGATCCTTGGACACAAGGCCATCAATTTGTTTTAGAAACCGCTTTAGAAGTTTTTGAAACAGTTCATGTTGTTTCTGCTGTTAACCCCGCAAAACAAAGTTTGCTGAAACCAGAGGTTCGGGCTCGAGTTATTGCACATTCTATAGATCCCTTTTTAGATTGGTGGGCATTAGATCCGCCTTTTCGGGTTGGTGAAAAAGTAATTGTTACTTCTCAAGAGGGACTTATTGCTGATTATGCTAAAGAAAATAATATCACCCATTTGGTCAGAGGTTTGAGATCAACTTCTGATTTTGAAGCTGAATTTAATTTATATTTCTCCAACCAAGCTATTAACCCTAAACTTCAAACTTGGGCTATTTTATGTCCAAATCATCTTCTCCATTGCTCATCAACTTACGTAAAAACTGTGGTAGGCAAACCACATGTCCGCTCCGTTGGTGCAAAGTTTATAGCTCAATCTTTAATGCTAAATTGGGTAAGAGTTATTGGCCAAATCTTTGATCTCATAGAAACATGCTCAATTCACAGATTTGATATAGATTCTTCTAATTTAACTGAAACAGATTTAAATGAAAGCTTGCAACTATTATTTACAGCCTTAAGTTATAGAATACTTCGCATATCTCGCTCAGTAATGGTAAAAACATCTAAATATGTTGATCAGTTTTTAAAGCATCATGGCTCGCGTCTACGAGAAGAAATTAGAAATCAAAAAACTTATCCTAGAAATGAAATTAATACTCTTTGGGCAATCTTAGCGCATTGCATTGAACAAGACGCAATCTTTCCTGATGGTGTTGAAAGTGGTGTAACTTATTTGCTCTCACTAGCTAAAAATTTAGGAAAAACAACAATTAAACTTTTTAATGAAGATGAAGTAAACGAGGCCTATGAAAACCTAAAAAATAAATAA
- a CDS encoding TatD family hydrolase → MLIDTHCHLVSDKLKDNLSEILATAKNNGLEKIINIAYDPETIQLGLQQLQLSEMIYLTLGIQPHDAAKFTISEAEIVRTHAKSNKRVVGIGEIGLDAYYTLSPMENQIECFEYFLEMATELKLPIVVHVRETHALVLERIKQFINKGLTGVIHCFTGTLSEAKDFLDCGFFLSFSGIVTFKNSTSLQEVAKIVPENRILIETDSPYLAPVPKRGKINEPGNLKYTCDFIANLRNISSQELATLTKQNAETLFFRLKDNS, encoded by the coding sequence ATGTTAATTGATACGCATTGTCATCTCGTATCTGATAAATTAAAGGATAATTTATCTGAAATTTTAGCTACAGCGAAAAATAATGGTTTAGAAAAAATAATCAATATTGCCTACGATCCTGAAACAATTCAATTAGGATTACAACAACTTCAATTATCTGAGATGATTTACTTGACTCTTGGTATCCAACCCCACGATGCAGCAAAATTTACCATTTCGGAAGCCGAAATTGTGCGCACACATGCTAAAAGTAACAAAAGGGTCGTTGGTATTGGCGAAATAGGTCTTGATGCCTATTACACTTTATCTCCTATGGAAAATCAAATTGAATGTTTTGAATATTTTTTAGAAATGGCAACTGAATTAAAATTACCAATTGTTGTTCACGTCCGTGAGACTCATGCATTGGTATTAGAAAGAATAAAACAATTTATAAATAAAGGTCTTACAGGTGTTATCCATTGTTTTACTGGTACTTTATCAGAAGCAAAAGATTTTTTAGATTGTGGTTTTTTCTTATCATTTTCAGGAATTGTTACTTTTAAAAATTCAACAAGTCTGCAAGAAGTTGCAAAAATAGTTCCTGAAAACCGAATTTTAATTGAAACTGATAGTCCCTATCTAGCACCAGTACCTAAGCGCGGGAAAATAAACGAGCCCGGAAATTTAAAATACACTTGTGATTTTATAGCAAACCTGCGAAACATATCTTCACAAGAGTTAGCAACTTTGACTAAACAAAATGCAGAAACTTTATTTTTCCGTTTAAAAGATAATTCCTAA
- the hrpB gene encoding ATP-dependent helicase HrpB, which produces MILQNLRLPIDDCLPDILDTIKSNNQIIIQATPGAGKTTRVPPALLNVLPGKILVLEPRRMAAKLSAERVALELNEKIGETIGYQIRFENVSNEETRIKYVTEGIFTRQILSDPFLTNISCVIIDEFHERHLHTDIALMLVNYIQKNFRNDLKLIVMSATLDTEKLNSYLNEAKVFISEGKNYSVEIEHTLDYELKKPLHILVYNAIVELLNKNKYPGDFLVFLPGSNEIQRSAETLEDLALKRNLEVIRLKADSAKNEIQKLFSKSEKIKVILATNVAETSITLQGVTNVIDCGLAKIAGHASWSGMPTLDLLPISQASVIQRTGRAGRTAPGIAKRLFTLNDYQSRQAYQKPEIQRVDLTQMILELKMIQEKLNIKESLFELPWFEKPASNIFQANLQLLKQIEALDENNQITNLGKEICFFPLHPRLGKILSTAKTLECLPQSILIVAIINEGFLLKKNFNSQEIHNSDIIFQLNLFKKSVKKEHLNNEIINYIDKIAIQKINNLVHQLCHILHINYQKCFTDVSDEKVSLILISAYPDRICQVRKQKNNSNNLKELNLCLGGGAVLAKNSVVQDSEFIIAIDAEEAATAVSQANSIQIKIAHGIETELLVYASEEFMKDVEEYIWDKDAERVKGIRKTLYGKLLLEEKPIAENSEKFSEILYKEIAAQWPKPFSDDFAYCNFKNKFNLAAQQNITIENIDIKKLELPFIQNFITKNKKSFSEILEKNLEDYLQELFESEDMLKLENLFPNYIKIGKGRKVKVHYESDRPPWIASRLQDFFGTKETPKICNQSIPLVVHLLAPNMQAVQVTQDLFSFWQKSYHVVKKELSRKYPKHSWPDDPFTAEPPDLFKKKKN; this is translated from the coding sequence ATGATATTGCAAAATTTAAGACTCCCAATTGATGATTGCCTCCCAGATATACTCGATACCATTAAAAGCAATAATCAAATTATCATCCAAGCTACCCCTGGTGCAGGAAAAACAACGCGTGTACCACCAGCTCTTCTTAATGTTCTACCTGGAAAAATATTAGTATTAGAGCCCAGAAGAATGGCAGCTAAACTATCTGCAGAAAGAGTTGCCCTTGAGTTAAATGAAAAAATTGGGGAGACAATTGGATATCAAATTCGCTTTGAGAACGTTAGCAATGAGGAAACAAGAATAAAATATGTTACTGAAGGAATATTTACACGCCAAATACTTTCAGATCCTTTTTTAACAAATATTTCCTGTGTCATAATTGATGAGTTCCATGAGAGACATCTGCATACAGATATTGCATTAATGTTAGTTAATTATATCCAAAAAAATTTCCGTAATGACTTAAAATTAATTGTAATGTCTGCAACGCTAGACACTGAAAAATTAAACTCCTATCTCAATGAAGCAAAAGTATTTATTTCAGAAGGTAAAAACTATTCTGTTGAAATTGAACATACATTAGATTATGAACTAAAAAAACCTCTACATATTTTGGTTTATAACGCTATTGTTGAGCTTTTAAATAAAAATAAATATCCAGGAGATTTTCTTGTTTTTCTTCCAGGAAGTAATGAAATTCAGCGAAGTGCTGAAACACTAGAAGATCTTGCTTTAAAAAGAAATTTAGAAGTTATACGATTAAAAGCTGATTCTGCAAAGAATGAAATTCAAAAATTATTTTCTAAATCAGAAAAAATAAAAGTTATTCTTGCTACTAATGTTGCAGAAACTTCAATAACTCTCCAAGGTGTAACAAATGTAATTGATTGTGGGTTAGCTAAAATTGCTGGACATGCTAGTTGGAGTGGAATGCCAACATTGGATCTTCTACCTATAAGTCAAGCTTCAGTTATCCAAAGAACAGGCAGAGCAGGAAGAACTGCACCAGGAATAGCTAAGAGATTATTTACATTAAATGATTATCAATCAAGACAAGCATATCAAAAACCTGAAATTCAAAGGGTAGATCTCACCCAAATGATTCTTGAATTGAAAATGATTCAAGAAAAATTAAATATTAAAGAAAGCTTATTTGAGTTACCTTGGTTTGAAAAACCTGCAAGTAATATCTTTCAAGCAAATCTTCAATTATTAAAACAAATTGAAGCTCTTGATGAAAATAATCAGATCACAAATTTAGGAAAAGAAATTTGTTTCTTCCCTCTCCACCCTCGATTAGGAAAAATTTTATCTACTGCAAAAACATTAGAATGTTTACCACAAAGTATTTTAATTGTAGCAATTATAAATGAAGGATTTTTGCTAAAGAAAAACTTTAATTCCCAAGAAATTCACAATTCTGATATTATTTTTCAATTAAATTTATTCAAGAAAAGCGTTAAAAAAGAACATTTAAATAATGAAATAATAAATTACATTGATAAAATTGCAATTCAAAAAATAAATAATTTAGTTCATCAACTTTGTCATATTCTCCATATTAATTATCAAAAATGTTTTACAGATGTATCAGATGAGAAAGTCAGTTTAATACTCATCTCTGCTTATCCAGATAGAATTTGTCAAGTTAGAAAACAAAAAAATAATTCAAATAATTTAAAAGAATTAAATTTATGCTTAGGAGGAGGTGCTGTTCTAGCAAAAAATAGTGTTGTTCAAGATTCTGAATTTATAATTGCTATTGACGCAGAAGAAGCAGCAACAGCGGTTTCACAAGCAAATTCCATCCAAATTAAAATTGCACATGGAATTGAAACTGAATTACTTGTATATGCCTCAGAAGAATTTATGAAAGATGTAGAAGAGTATATATGGGATAAAGATGCTGAACGGGTGAAAGGAATCAGAAAAACATTATATGGAAAACTTTTGCTAGAAGAAAAGCCTATTGCAGAAAATTCAGAGAAATTTAGTGAAATACTTTACAAAGAAATTGCTGCACAATGGCCAAAACCTTTTTCTGATGATTTTGCATATTGTAATTTTAAAAACAAATTCAATCTTGCAGCCCAACAAAATATTACGATAGAAAATATTGATATTAAAAAGTTAGAACTACCATTTATACAGAATTTTATAACTAAAAATAAAAAAAGTTTTTCTGAAATTTTAGAAAAAAATTTAGAAGATTATTTGCAAGAATTATTTGAATCTGAAGATATGCTAAAATTAGAGAATTTATTTCCTAATTATATAAAAATAGGCAAAGGACGAAAAGTAAAAGTTCACTATGAAAGCGATAGACCGCCCTGGATTGCTTCGCGTTTACAAGATTTTTTTGGCACAAAAGAAACCCCAAAAATCTGCAATCAATCAATACCTTTAGTTGTTCACCTACTCGCTCCAAATATGCAAGCAGTACAGGTAACACAAGACCTGTTTAGTTTTTGGCAAAAAAGCTATCATGTTGTGAAAAAAGAACTATCTAGAAAATATCCAAAACACTCTTGGCCAGATGATCCTTTTACTGCTGAACCTCCAGATTTATTTAAAAAAAAGAAAAATTAA